The following proteins come from a genomic window of Actinomycetota bacterium:
- a CDS encoding SAVED domain-containing protein — MTSNQLPSASGVRIAGDNYQWLHAWRCCMEALHDDLTGNNSNAIIAVGVEEPGVGNGDDVVLHRAQPPHTYMQVKYAVDHRTAINLDYLDQSGVLRKMVKTYADLTNAGTPAQMRLVTNRTIDPNDLLVTDRDARDGRLLPRAAQGGPKSDRGKARAEWAEKADTDEAGLLTFLANFHLDVAYDIDRLRRETSLLMTANGLRSDDAALTLGAGWIERQVIAGHRRITLDVIKNAVASLELQAGSPWTTVSVATIKHDELADQAAVSIDWVDRIDGTTDWTRVAPLPPHTWDDLAADIRTITGQLNGDKRILITGHLRQATGFFVGTELRRVLGYEVGIRQGEQLWTGETPTTSDAITVTEHHAESGPDTAIIVNVAADAADVAADWIRSAALPVNKILTVQPSADTGAKAIPTPSYANSVATAIRDLARRHVKGDIHLFLIGPLGLAVLLGHHWNRVTTTHVYEHLGGTEYTAAFAVDA, encoded by the coding sequence GTGACGAGCAACCAACTGCCGAGCGCAAGCGGCGTCCGAATCGCAGGCGACAACTACCAATGGCTCCACGCCTGGCGATGCTGCATGGAAGCGCTCCACGACGACCTCACCGGAAACAACTCGAACGCCATCATCGCCGTCGGCGTCGAAGAACCCGGAGTCGGAAACGGCGACGACGTCGTCCTCCACCGAGCCCAACCGCCACACACCTACATGCAGGTCAAATACGCCGTCGACCACCGCACGGCCATCAACCTCGACTACCTCGACCAGAGCGGCGTCCTCCGCAAGATGGTCAAGACCTACGCCGACCTGACAAACGCCGGGACGCCAGCGCAAATGCGGCTCGTCACCAACCGAACCATCGACCCCAACGACCTCCTAGTCACGGACCGAGACGCCCGCGACGGACGCCTCCTGCCACGCGCAGCACAGGGCGGACCCAAGTCCGACCGAGGGAAGGCACGAGCCGAATGGGCCGAGAAGGCTGACACCGACGAGGCAGGACTCCTCACTTTCCTCGCCAACTTCCACCTCGACGTCGCCTACGACATTGACCGCCTCCGACGCGAAACCAGCCTCCTCATGACCGCCAACGGCCTCCGATCTGACGATGCCGCCCTAACTCTCGGCGCAGGTTGGATCGAAAGGCAGGTGATCGCAGGCCATCGTCGGATCACGCTCGACGTCATCAAGAACGCGGTCGCCTCACTGGAACTCCAGGCAGGGTCCCCCTGGACAACCGTCTCAGTCGCGACCATCAAGCACGACGAACTCGCCGACCAAGCAGCCGTCAGCATCGACTGGGTCGACCGCATCGACGGCACCACCGACTGGACTCGCGTCGCCCCGTTGCCGCCACACACGTGGGACGACCTCGCCGCCGACATTCGGACCATCACAGGACAACTCAATGGGGACAAGCGCATCCTCATCACCGGCCACCTGCGGCAGGCCACTGGCTTCTTCGTCGGCACAGAACTGCGCCGGGTCCTCGGCTACGAAGTCGGAATCCGCCAAGGCGAACAACTCTGGACCGGCGAAACCCCAACGACAAGCGACGCCATCACCGTCACCGAGCACCACGCCGAAAGCGGCCCCGACACCGCAATTATCGTCAACGTGGCCGCCGACGCCGCCGACGTAGCCGCCGACTGGATCCGCTCAGCGGCACTACCCGTCAACAAGATCCTCACCGTCCAACCCAGCGCAGACACAGGCGCCAAAGCCATACCCACGCCGTCATACGCCAACAGCGTCGCAACCGCGATCCGAGACCTCGCCCGACGACACGTCAAGGGCGACATCCACCTGTTCCTCATCGGACCCCTTGGCCTCGCGGTGCTTCTCGGACACCACTGGAACCGCGTGACCACCACCCACGTGTACGAGCACCTCGGCGGAACGGAATACACGGCGGCCTTCGCCGTCGACGCCTAG
- a CDS encoding ThiF family adenylyltransferase yields METYDDAAFEQFCAALVNTGFSPVPSTGQAMWTGPIRDSLKPLTDATRMQVWFPQGWPLRYAHITVDRLKTEHAADGTICLWADDDPAQVAAQDPDVLWARLDEWAEVAQRGFRLEDRALDAYLLFEERNNYQAELPFGDLIRAGSNGYRAPLNGTKQGRRAIMLKPAALPEQKPNEEHLRGVVYLRRDIGSPPRNLDDIKAALTRKQKADLERGLDERAPTALAEPSGGYDFIVLAWPRHDREHDAVVVGFEGQGDSLKASAMSATPNEATARKRRAGPDVELLADKTVLLAGAGSVGGHVAVTLAASGVTKIRLHDDDYLKTGNLVRHVSNQYLVGYPKTLALSMTIDDHAPWTDVDSHGALPHDPAGLTAAIEGVDLVIDCTGIYSMSAALADVCHRTGTPLITGAIFHQGAIARVQRQADGDTPIAVRPTDANYYHLPPDDPTEPNSGFLELGCTAPINNAPPTAVLGTAADIAHAAIDYLTGRDQRPDERILVFRARESPFDRTGTLDPPAHGGVA; encoded by the coding sequence TTGGAGACCTACGACGACGCCGCCTTCGAGCAGTTCTGCGCTGCACTGGTCAACACAGGCTTCTCGCCGGTACCGAGCACCGGGCAGGCCATGTGGACCGGCCCCATCCGGGACAGTCTGAAGCCACTCACTGACGCCACTCGCATGCAGGTCTGGTTCCCCCAGGGCTGGCCGCTCCGGTACGCGCACATCACTGTCGACAGGCTCAAGACCGAACACGCCGCCGACGGCACCATCTGCCTGTGGGCCGACGACGACCCTGCCCAGGTTGCAGCACAAGACCCAGACGTCCTGTGGGCACGGCTCGACGAATGGGCTGAGGTAGCGCAGCGAGGCTTCCGGCTCGAAGACCGGGCTCTCGACGCCTACCTCCTGTTCGAGGAACGCAACAACTACCAGGCAGAACTTCCCTTCGGCGACCTCATCCGGGCCGGAAGCAATGGATACCGCGCACCCCTCAACGGGACCAAACAAGGCAGACGAGCGATTATGCTCAAACCGGCCGCTCTGCCTGAGCAGAAGCCCAACGAGGAGCACCTGCGCGGCGTGGTCTACCTGCGGCGCGACATCGGCAGCCCACCGCGCAACCTCGACGACATCAAGGCCGCGCTCACCAGGAAGCAGAAGGCCGACCTCGAACGGGGGCTCGACGAGAGAGCGCCCACCGCCCTCGCCGAGCCAAGCGGCGGCTACGACTTCATCGTCCTCGCGTGGCCTCGCCACGACCGCGAACACGACGCCGTAGTTGTCGGATTCGAAGGCCAAGGCGACTCGCTCAAAGCATCAGCCATGTCGGCCACACCCAACGAGGCGACCGCCAGGAAGCGCCGCGCAGGACCTGACGTCGAACTCCTCGCCGACAAGACGGTCCTGCTAGCCGGTGCTGGCTCCGTCGGCGGCCACGTCGCCGTCACACTGGCCGCCTCCGGGGTCACGAAAATCCGGCTCCACGACGACGACTACCTCAAGACCGGCAACCTCGTCCGCCACGTCAGCAACCAGTACCTCGTCGGTTATCCAAAGACCCTCGCCCTGTCGATGACGATCGACGACCACGCCCCCTGGACGGACGTCGACAGCCACGGTGCGCTGCCCCACGACCCAGCGGGCCTCACTGCCGCGATCGAAGGCGTCGACCTCGTCATCGACTGCACCGGCATCTACTCCATGTCCGCCGCCCTCGCCGACGTGTGCCACCGCACCGGAACCCCACTCATCACCGGCGCGATCTTCCACCAAGGCGCAATCGCGCGCGTCCAACGCCAAGCAGACGGCGACACCCCCATCGCCGTCCGACCCACCGACGCGAACTACTACCACCTCCCACCGGACGACCCAACCGAGCCCAACAGCGGTTTCCTCGAACTCGGATGCACCGCGCCAATCAACAACGCGCCGCCCACGGCCGTCCTCGGCACCGCCGCAGACATCGCACATGCCGCAATCGACTACCTCACCGGGCGTGACCAGCGACCCGACGAGCGCATCCTCGTATTTCGAGCACGGGAATCTCCCTTCGACCGCACCGGCACGCTCGACCCGCCTGCGCACGGTGGCGTCGCATGA
- a CDS encoding nucleotidyltransferase, with the protein METLGNEFAQAVRNVTISGDKEKRAIAAHTEVRELLEADEELCGWGIDTILIGSYARQTARYPGKDVDVFLRFKNLTVRHSPEKVYNAVERVLVAKYGLKDDGSGGRVTRQARSLKIVFPDPDDQFDVSFSIDAVPAVSWGEHWGIPNRDRDLWNNDEKRWIKTNPVKFANDTKALSIATWSPTVGGVNAYRPVVRLLRQIRHVHFGKERPGGLFTEVAAYYVWGDRLVTGSTWAELLISTMEHVAKRFEDCADNGLPDPVLGTPMKPALDSWQWTTAAQGLNRLADQAREALDSERCRAAKMWREILGTNERGRVLPLPEGCDANGFPVGAVTAVSAVGSNDPRGFAALPWPARRHR; encoded by the coding sequence ATGGAGACACTCGGCAACGAGTTCGCGCAGGCGGTCCGCAACGTCACGATCAGCGGCGACAAGGAGAAGCGGGCAATCGCGGCGCACACAGAAGTCCGCGAGTTGCTGGAAGCCGATGAGGAACTCTGCGGTTGGGGAATCGACACCATCCTCATCGGTTCCTACGCGCGCCAGACCGCCAGGTACCCCGGCAAGGACGTCGATGTCTTCCTCCGGTTCAAGAACCTCACGGTCCGTCACAGCCCCGAGAAGGTCTACAACGCTGTCGAGCGCGTCCTCGTCGCCAAGTACGGACTCAAAGACGACGGCTCCGGAGGACGCGTCACGCGGCAGGCCCGGTCACTCAAGATCGTCTTCCCGGACCCCGACGACCAGTTCGATGTGTCCTTCTCCATTGACGCCGTTCCGGCCGTCTCTTGGGGCGAGCACTGGGGCATTCCGAACCGCGACCGAGACCTCTGGAACAACGACGAGAAGCGGTGGATCAAGACCAACCCCGTCAAGTTTGCCAACGACACGAAGGCTCTCTCCATCGCGACCTGGAGTCCCACCGTCGGTGGCGTCAACGCCTACCGCCCGGTTGTGAGGCTCCTTCGCCAGATCCGACACGTCCACTTCGGCAAGGAGCGGCCCGGCGGGCTGTTCACCGAGGTCGCCGCCTACTACGTCTGGGGCGACCGGCTCGTCACTGGATCCACCTGGGCAGAACTGCTGATCTCCACGATGGAGCACGTCGCCAAGCGGTTCGAGGACTGCGCCGACAACGGTCTCCCCGACCCGGTGCTCGGCACCCCGATGAAGCCTGCCCTCGACTCGTGGCAGTGGACCACGGCCGCCCAAGGCCTGAACAGGCTCGCCGATCAGGCACGCGAAGCCCTCGACTCCGAGCGATGCCGCGCCGCCAAGATGTGGCGCGAGATCCTCGGCACCAACGAGCGCGGCCGCGTCCTTCCGCTTCCCGAGGGCTGCGACGCGAACGGGTTCCCCGTCGGAGCGGTGACAGCCGTGAGCGCGGTCGGAAGCAACGATCCTCGCGGGTTCGCGGCCCTTCCCTGGCCCGCACGTCGTCACAGGTAA
- a CDS encoding type I restriction endonuclease subunit R, with protein MAQEHEKAFEDELCAYLAAHGWLYSATDAGYDKDRALFPEDVFGWLADTQPDELAKVLKPGASAADEKKAREQFLDRLVKTLDAPLDAGGGTLNVLRKGFKKTPAKFQMCEFKPATTLNEATLERYGKVRLRVMRQVHYSRQKPSDAIDLVFFINGLPVATVELKTDTMQTVEDATIQYRKDRLPKGEPLLQYGSRALVHFAMSNDEVYMTTKLAGDGTFFLPFNMGNDGGAGNSVNPGGSATSYMWERVWDRDAWLHIVGKFLHIEHRDDIDPITGAKTKKMTLLFPRFHQWELVTNLLDTVKAEGAGQRYLGQHSAGSGKTNSISWLAHGLSTLHDENNEKVFDSVIVVTDRNVLDDQLQQAIKQIEGTAGTVARINIDEARKVGQTSKSGLLAQQLLNGKLIVIVTMQTFPFAMAEIAANKGLAGKKFAIIADEAHSSQTGRTSQQLRKVLTAEEQAEVEDGGEVAVEDILAAEMEERAESKNLSFFAFTATPKPKTLGLFGRKDSNGVPRPFHTYTMRQAIEEGFILDVLKNYTTYDTAFRIAEKVKAQAKDGKAKLSEVKMVDEAEATKGLMRWVSLHPTNIAQKVQIIVEHYRANVRHLLDGHAKAMVVTESREAAVRYKEAIDAYIKKRGYNDVATLVAFSGSIDVPGVAFPGVTPPYTESTLNPDLRGRSLPRAFATDQFQIMLVANKFQTGFDQPLLCATYVDKILRGVSTVQTLSRLNRTYPAGGKDTTFVLDFRNDPEQILADFKQYYETATIEGETDPDLVHDLQAKLDAAGIYTPGEVDAFANAYVGGKGNSALQAPLKAAKDRFNNRYNAAVEAGDKPTIEDLDLFRKDVGSFIRLYDYLSQIVNYQDTDLEKRSLYLRFLARQLTKQQRNQEIDFSTVELTHIKQSRTSEQALNLKDGQADPLKPVSAAGTGAKHDPRMVHFEEILNKVNDLFAGEDFTPAEQRSWVEGVVTVLMDDDTIQNQAATNSKKQFMESPDLSDAVVEAVLGNQTSHNKMADIFFTDDKVKIALVHLLGQLVHENLHAEATA; from the coding sequence GTGGCGCAGGAGCACGAGAAGGCGTTCGAGGACGAACTGTGTGCCTACCTGGCGGCCCACGGTTGGCTGTACTCGGCTACCGACGCTGGGTACGACAAGGACCGCGCGCTGTTCCCCGAGGACGTGTTCGGGTGGCTGGCGGACACGCAGCCGGACGAGTTGGCGAAGGTCCTCAAGCCCGGTGCGAGTGCGGCGGACGAGAAGAAGGCGCGTGAGCAGTTCCTGGACCGGCTGGTGAAGACGCTCGACGCCCCACTCGACGCGGGTGGCGGCACGCTCAACGTGCTCCGCAAGGGGTTCAAGAAGACCCCGGCGAAGTTCCAGATGTGCGAGTTCAAGCCCGCCACCACGCTCAACGAGGCCACGCTGGAGCGATACGGCAAGGTCCGCCTCCGTGTGATGCGGCAGGTCCACTACTCGCGCCAGAAGCCCAGCGACGCCATTGACCTGGTGTTCTTCATCAACGGGCTGCCGGTCGCGACGGTCGAGTTGAAGACCGACACGATGCAGACCGTCGAGGACGCCACGATCCAGTACCGCAAGGACCGGCTCCCGAAGGGCGAGCCGCTGCTGCAGTACGGTTCACGTGCGCTGGTCCACTTCGCTATGAGCAACGACGAGGTCTATATGACCACCAAGTTGGCGGGCGACGGCACGTTCTTCCTGCCGTTCAACATGGGCAACGACGGCGGAGCCGGTAACTCGGTCAACCCCGGCGGCTCCGCGACGTCCTACATGTGGGAGCGCGTCTGGGACCGAGACGCCTGGCTCCACATCGTCGGCAAGTTCCTCCACATCGAGCACCGCGACGACATCGACCCCATCACCGGTGCGAAGACCAAGAAGATGACGCTCCTGTTCCCGCGCTTCCACCAGTGGGAACTCGTCACCAACCTGCTCGACACCGTCAAGGCGGAGGGTGCAGGTCAGCGCTACCTCGGCCAACACTCTGCCGGGTCAGGAAAGACCAACAGCATTTCCTGGCTCGCCCACGGCCTCTCGACGCTGCACGACGAGAACAACGAGAAGGTGTTCGACTCGGTCATCGTCGTCACCGACCGCAACGTCCTCGATGACCAGTTGCAGCAGGCCATCAAGCAGATCGAAGGCACCGCCGGGACCGTCGCCCGCATCAACATCGACGAGGCCCGCAAGGTCGGCCAGACCTCCAAGTCCGGCCTCCTCGCTCAGCAACTCCTGAACGGCAAGTTGATCGTCATCGTGACGATGCAGACCTTCCCGTTCGCGATGGCCGAGATCGCCGCCAACAAGGGCCTCGCGGGCAAGAAGTTCGCCATCATCGCCGACGAGGCCCACTCGTCCCAGACCGGTCGCACTTCCCAGCAGTTGCGAAAGGTGCTGACCGCCGAGGAGCAGGCAGAGGTCGAGGACGGTGGAGAGGTCGCGGTCGAGGACATCCTCGCCGCCGAGATGGAGGAACGAGCCGAGTCGAAGAACCTGTCCTTCTTCGCGTTCACTGCCACGCCCAAGCCGAAGACACTGGGGTTGTTCGGCCGCAAGGACTCCAACGGTGTCCCGCGACCGTTCCACACCTACACGATGCGTCAGGCCATCGAAGAGGGCTTCATCCTCGACGTCCTCAAGAACTACACCACCTACGACACCGCCTTCCGCATCGCCGAGAAGGTCAAGGCCCAAGCCAAGGACGGCAAGGCCAAGTTGTCCGAAGTCAAGATGGTCGACGAGGCCGAAGCGACCAAGGGCCTCATGCGCTGGGTGTCGCTCCACCCGACGAACATCGCGCAGAAGGTGCAGATCATCGTCGAGCACTACCGCGCCAACGTGCGGCACCTCCTCGACGGTCACGCCAAGGCCATGGTTGTTACCGAGTCCCGCGAAGCGGCCGTCCGGTACAAGGAAGCCATCGACGCCTACATCAAGAAGCGCGGCTACAACGACGTCGCCACCCTCGTCGCGTTCTCCGGCTCCATCGACGTACCAGGCGTCGCGTTCCCCGGCGTCACCCCGCCCTACACCGAAAGCACCCTCAATCCGGACCTGCGGGGCCGCTCACTGCCGAGGGCGTTCGCGACTGACCAGTTCCAGATCATGCTTGTCGCCAACAAGTTCCAGACCGGGTTCGATCAGCCGCTGCTGTGCGCCACGTACGTCGACAAGATCCTCCGAGGCGTCTCCACCGTGCAGACCCTCTCGCGGCTCAACCGCACCTATCCGGCAGGCGGCAAGGACACGACCTTCGTCCTCGACTTCCGCAACGACCCCGAGCAGATCCTGGCTGACTTCAAGCAGTATTACGAGACCGCCACCATCGAAGGCGAGACCGACCCCGACCTGGTTCACGACCTCCAAGCCAAGTTGGACGCCGCAGGGATCTACACCCCCGGCGAGGTCGACGCTTTCGCCAACGCGTACGTCGGAGGCAAGGGCAACAGCGCCCTCCAAGCCCCGCTCAAGGCAGCCAAGGACCGGTTCAACAACCGCTACAACGCCGCCGTCGAAGCAGGCGACAAGCCGACCATCGAAGACCTCGACCTGTTCCGCAAGGACGTCGGCTCCTTCATCCGGCTCTACGACTACCTCTCCCAGATCGTGAACTACCAAGACACCGACCTGGAGAAGCGGTCCCTCTACCTGCGGTTCCTCGCCCGCCAGTTGACCAAGCAGCAGCGCAACCAGGAGATCGACTTCTCCACCGTCGAACTCACCCACATCAAGCAGAGCCGCACCAGCGAACAGGCCCTCAACCTCAAGGACGGACAGGCCGACCCGCTCAAGCCCGTGTCCGCAGCCGGGACCGGCGCGAAGCACGACCCCCGAATGGTCCACTTCGAGGAGATCCTCAACAAGGTCAATGACCTGTTCGCAGGCGAAGACTTCACCCCTGCCGAGCAGCGCTCCTGGGTCGAAGGCGTCGTCACCGTCCTCATGGACGACGACACCATCCAGAACCAGGCCGCCACCAACTCCAAGAAGCAGTTCATGGAGTCGCCCGACCTCTCCGACGCCGTCGTCGAAGCCGTCCTCGGCAACCAGACCAGTCACAACAAGATGGCCGACATCTTCTTCACCGACGACAAGGTCAAAATCGCCCTCGTCCACCTCCTCGGCCAACTCGTGCACGAGAACCTCCACGCCGAGGCAACCGCCTGA
- a CDS encoding restriction endonuclease subunit S has translation MTALPGYKDYGEGVKWAPCLPSHWSAAALKWLARIYAGGTPDRSNPDYWQGGTVPWLNSGSVNDGVITQPSELITEEALANSSARWVPSGSVVIALAGQGKTKGTPARLEIPSTTNQSMAAIVPGQGIDHRFIYYWLASNYQSIRNLAGGDLRDGLNLQHIGSIEMPLPPPDEQRAIADYLDRETAKIGTLISEQEGLVQVLQERRIAVISRAVTTGLDRAARLVDSGADWLGAVPEHWDVKRLKFSVASTQVGVWGAEPVGDDDDVLCVRVADFDRPRLRVSDEIPTVRSVKASDRLPRLLHPNDLLLEKSGGTAINPVGFVGVFEGTARPAVSSNFLTRLRVARGQHPRYWLYAHAASYSTRLTARSVNQTTGIQNLDQAAYFDELFPFPPFEEQRAIADYLDDQTKKIDALIAEAEGIVAVAKERRSALITAAVTGQIDVRGEVA, from the coding sequence ATGACGGCTCTACCTGGCTACAAGGATTACGGCGAGGGAGTGAAGTGGGCTCCGTGTCTCCCATCGCACTGGTCCGCTGCTGCACTCAAGTGGCTTGCCCGGATCTATGCCGGAGGGACCCCTGACAGGAGCAACCCCGATTACTGGCAGGGTGGGACAGTCCCGTGGCTGAACTCCGGCTCAGTGAATGACGGCGTGATTACACAGCCGTCGGAACTCATCACCGAGGAGGCTCTCGCCAACAGCAGTGCACGTTGGGTACCAAGCGGCTCCGTAGTGATCGCCCTCGCCGGGCAAGGCAAGACCAAGGGCACCCCCGCGCGTCTGGAAATTCCGTCCACGACGAATCAGTCAATGGCAGCGATTGTGCCGGGCCAAGGAATCGACCACCGCTTCATCTACTACTGGCTCGCTTCCAACTACCAGTCGATTCGCAACCTGGCGGGCGGAGACCTGCGAGATGGATTGAATCTGCAGCACATCGGGTCGATAGAGATGCCGCTGCCCCCGCCAGACGAGCAGCGGGCCATCGCCGACTATCTGGACCGCGAGACTGCCAAGATCGGCACGCTGATCTCAGAGCAGGAGGGACTTGTGCAGGTCCTGCAGGAGCGCCGCATAGCCGTCATCTCCCGAGCGGTCACAACGGGTCTGGATCGAGCAGCACGTCTAGTCGACTCGGGGGCGGACTGGCTAGGGGCCGTTCCTGAGCACTGGGACGTAAAGCGCCTCAAGTTTTCGGTCGCCTCGACCCAGGTCGGTGTGTGGGGAGCCGAGCCGGTGGGAGATGACGACGACGTGCTGTGCGTGAGGGTGGCCGACTTCGATCGACCTCGGTTGCGTGTGTCCGATGAGATTCCGACAGTGCGCTCCGTGAAAGCGTCGGACCGACTTCCTCGCCTCCTTCACCCGAATGACTTGCTGCTGGAAAAGTCTGGTGGCACCGCGATCAACCCGGTGGGCTTCGTCGGGGTCTTTGAGGGCACAGCCCGTCCTGCGGTGTCGTCAAACTTCCTGACTCGGTTGCGTGTCGCTCGTGGACAGCACCCGAGATATTGGCTGTATGCCCACGCAGCGAGTTACTCGACCCGGCTCACGGCACGCTCGGTGAACCAGACGACCGGCATTCAGAACCTCGACCAAGCGGCGTACTTCGACGAACTTTTCCCGTTCCCGCCGTTCGAGGAGCAGCGCGCGATCGCCGATTACCTCGATGACCAGACGAAGAAGATCGACGCTCTGATCGCCGAGGCCGAGGGGATTGTGGCTGTGGCGAAGGAGCGCCGGTCTGCCTTGATCACTGCTGCGGTGACGGGCCAGATCGATGTGCGTGGAGAGGTGGCCTGA
- a CDS encoding SAM-dependent DNA methyltransferase, with protein MSNLGNFVWSIADQLRGVYRPNQYGNVILPMTILRRLDCILEPTREQVRALAETETRPEILDIKARREFGLNFYNTSAYDLAKLKKDPDGLRDNLIDYLSKFSANIDVFERFGFENEIAKLDEKNRLYIVVSQFADVDLHPDVVSNAEMGDLFEELIRKFAEASNETAGEHFTPRDAIRFAVDLVFAEDGDALTEKGVVRTVYDPTVGTGGFLSVADEHLKSRNPDARLTLFGQEINDQSYAICKSDMIAKGQDPANIKLGDTLAEDLFAGRAFDYCLSNPPYGVDWKASQEDVLTDVERGKEHTRFPGGTPPISDGQMLFLQHLATKMRPIGDGGGRAAIVLNGSPLFSGGAESGPSEIRRWLIENDMVEAIVALPTNMFYNTGIATYIWLLDNTKQPERVGKIQLIDASEMYVKMRKSLGSKNRELPDSAREAVMRLYDNLADNDQSKVLTNDQFGYWTITVERPLRLNFTCAPERIERALAAKPLKTLDQDTLRECLEAFHTGTYINREAFLKDLNPHLRDHGITLSTPQRKALWQALGEHDDEADICYDRHGDPEPDTNLRDTENVPFTYGGNTLGADGRDQAIQAYFENEIQPHVPDAWLDLTRTKVGYEIPFTRLFYRYQPPRALEEIDADLEARIARVLNMLREVEA; from the coding sequence ATGAGCAACCTCGGTAACTTCGTCTGGTCCATCGCCGACCAGTTGCGAGGCGTCTACCGTCCCAACCAGTACGGCAACGTCATCCTCCCCATGACGATCCTCCGTCGCCTGGACTGCATCCTCGAACCCACCCGCGAACAGGTCCGAGCCCTCGCCGAGACCGAGACGCGGCCCGAGATCCTCGACATCAAGGCCCGCCGCGAGTTCGGGCTCAACTTCTACAACACGTCCGCCTACGACCTGGCGAAGTTGAAGAAGGACCCCGACGGCCTCCGCGACAACCTCATCGACTATCTGAGCAAGTTCTCCGCCAACATCGACGTCTTCGAACGGTTCGGGTTCGAGAACGAGATCGCCAAACTCGACGAGAAGAACCGGCTCTACATCGTCGTCTCCCAGTTCGCCGACGTCGACCTCCACCCCGACGTCGTGTCCAACGCCGAGATGGGTGACCTGTTCGAGGAACTCATCCGCAAGTTCGCCGAAGCATCCAATGAGACCGCCGGTGAGCACTTCACTCCCCGCGACGCCATCCGCTTCGCCGTCGACCTCGTCTTCGCCGAGGACGGCGACGCCCTCACCGAGAAGGGCGTCGTCCGCACCGTCTACGACCCCACGGTAGGCACCGGCGGGTTCCTCTCCGTCGCCGACGAGCACCTCAAGAGCCGTAACCCCGATGCCCGTCTGACCCTGTTCGGCCAAGAGATCAACGACCAGTCCTACGCCATCTGCAAGAGCGACATGATCGCCAAGGGTCAGGACCCCGCCAACATCAAGTTGGGCGACACCCTCGCCGAGGACCTGTTCGCCGGGCGCGCCTTCGACTACTGCCTCTCCAACCCGCCCTACGGCGTCGACTGGAAGGCATCCCAAGAAGACGTCCTCACTGACGTCGAACGCGGCAAGGAGCACACCCGCTTCCCTGGCGGCACCCCGCCCATCTCCGACGGACAGATGCTGTTCCTTCAACACCTCGCCACCAAGATGCGCCCCATCGGCGACGGCGGCGGCCGAGCAGCCATCGTCCTCAACGGCTCACCGCTGTTCTCCGGTGGAGCCGAGTCCGGGCCAAGCGAAATCCGCCGCTGGCTCATCGAGAACGACATGGTCGAAGCCATCGTCGCCCTCCCGACCAACATGTTCTACAACACCGGCATCGCCACCTACATCTGGCTGCTCGACAACACCAAGCAGCCCGAGCGTGTCGGCAAGATCCAGTTGATCGACGCCTCAGAGATGTACGTCAAGATGCGCAAGAGCCTCGGCTCCAAGAACCGCGAACTCCCCGACTCAGCCCGCGAAGCAGTCATGCGTCTCTACGACAACCTCGCAGACAACGACCAGTCCAAGGTCCTCACCAACGACCAATTCGGCTACTGGACCATCACCGTCGAGCGCCCGCTCCGGCTCAACTTCACCTGCGCCCCTGAGCGCATCGAACGAGCACTCGCCGCCAAGCCCCTCAAGACACTCGACCAGGACACGCTCCGCGAGTGCCTCGAAGCCTTCCACACGGGGACCTATATCAACCGCGAAGCCTTCCTCAAGGACCTCAATCCGCACCTCCGCGACCACGGCATCACACTTTCGACGCCACAGCGCAAGGCGCTCTGGCAGGCGCTCGGCGAACACGACGACGAAGCAGACATCTGCTACGACAGGCACGGCGACCCCGAGCCCGACACCAACCTCCGCGACACCGAGAACGTGCCATTCACCTACGGCGGCAACACGCTCGGCGCAGACGGGCGCGACCAAGCCATCCAGGCGTACTTCGAGAACGAGATCCAGCCCCACGTGCCTGACGCTTGGCTCGACCTGACTAGGACCAAGGTCGGCTACGAGATCCCCTTCACGCGGCTCTTCTATCGGTACCAGCCGCCACGCGCTCTCGAAGAAATCGACGCCGACCTCGAAGCCCGCATTGCTCGCGTCCTCAACATGCTGCGGGAAGTCGAAGCATGA
- a CDS encoding SHOCT domain-containing protein, whose translation MPGLLRGVARTAVVAGTASAVAGRVNRRQQQRWAAQDDQAAQQEYAQQQYAAPAPQYAPPPAAPAPAAGRDPIDALKELAALHSQGVLTDAEFATEKAKILGS comes from the coding sequence ATGCCCGGTCTGCTCCGCGGAGTCGCCCGCACCGCCGTCGTCGCCGGAACCGCTTCGGCGGTTGCCGGCCGCGTGAATCGCCGCCAGCAGCAGCGCTGGGCTGCGCAGGACGACCAAGCCGCCCAGCAGGAGTACGCCCAACAGCAGTACGCCGCACCGGCGCCGCAGTACGCACCACCCCCGGCTGCGCCGGCTCCGGCCGCGGGCCGGGACCCGATCGACGCGCTGAAGGAACTCGCGGCGCTGCACTCGCAGGGCGTCCTGACCGATGCGGAGTTCGCGACGGAGAAGGCGAAGATCCTCGGCTCCTGA